A segment of the Luteitalea sp. genome:
CCGACCTCCCATTGGTGCATGCGGATCGGACGGCCATGCGCTTGGTTCTGGACAACCTTGTCGACAACGCCATCCGCTACTCGAGCGAGCAGCGCTGGATTCGCCTGGCCGTCTGGTGCGATGGCTCGCACGTGATCATCGAGGTACGCGACCGTGGCATCGGCATCCCTCGCGACGAGCTGTCGAGCGTCCATCGAAAATTCGTCAGAGGCCAATTGTCCCGCTCTGGCGGCAGTGGGCTCGGCCTCGCCATCGTCAATCGCGTGGTTGCCGACCATGGTGGGCGGTTCGTCCTCGAGAGCGAAGCCGGCACCGGGACGGCGGCTCGCTTCAGTCTTCCTGCTGTTCGGGGGTGAAGACAGGACACGGGGCATGCAGAAACGCATTCTCATCGTGGAAGACGACCGAGCGCTGGCGAGGGTGATGAAAGACAACCTCGCCTTCGAGGGGTTCCAGGTGGAGGCTGTGGCCGACGGTCATGCGGCCGTTGGCAGCGTGCGATCGTTTGCTCCGGATCTCGTCTTGCTGGATCTCATGTTGCCAGGCTGCAGCGGCTTCGACCTGTGCGGCGTGCTGCGAGAAGGGGGGAGGGTCCCGATTATCATCGTGACGGCGCGCGGGCAACGCGTCGACAAGCTGAAGGGGCTCAATCTCGGCGCCGATGACTACGTGACGAAGCCCTTCGACGTGGACGAGCTACTGGCGCGGATCCGCGCGGTCTTGCGCCGGACGCGCACCGTCGTTGGTCGGCTGGCATTGGGGGACGTTCACGTCGATTTCAAAGCGCTCAGAGCCACCAATGCAGGCGCCGAAATCCACCTCACGCACCGAGAGTTCGAGGTGCTCCGCTACCTCGCTGAGCGCGAAGAGCGCGTGGTGTACCGGGACGAGCTGCTCCGTGAAATCTGGGGCTACCTCGACCCGCCCACGACGACACGCTCGGTCGATCATGCGATCGCCAGACTCCGCAAGAAGATCGAGATCGATCCAGCGCATCCCCGGTTCGTGAGGACGGTCCACGGCGGAGGCTACTGCCTGACGGTGACGGGCGAGGCGTCTGGTCCAAGCTTGATGGGCTGAACCAGCGCCCCGTTGGTGGCAACGTCCCAGGCCGCGAACCGCACCCACTTCTTCCCGGACGCGTCGAAGGGGACCTCGAAGCGGTGCTTGCCGAACGGCGGTAGATGCGTCGTGGAGATGATCTGCCGATCGACGGTCTGCCCGTCCCCCCAGACCACTTCGACGAAATCGAGCGGGAACGTCCACTCGACCTCCGCCGTAATAGTGCGCCGGTCACCGCTTCCCTCGACGGCGTAGAACGGGATCAGCACTTCACCCGACGTCACGAAATACTCGCGGCGCTTCAAGGCGTCGATGATCGGACTCATGTCGTCGACCGTTGGTAGCTGATCGAGCTTCACGTAGTTGACCGGCGACATGCCATACGTATCGTCGTAGGGAGGTTTGCCACGCTCACCGATATCGGAGCGCGCCTCGGAAATGGCCAGCTGATACTTCGGCGGCGTGGGTAGATCGGCCACCCAGTTGTTCAGCTCGTCCCACAGACCCAAGCAGCGATACTCGCACAGCCGCTTCTCGGAGGCATCGACGCCCATACCCCAGCGATAACCCATGCCGCGGTAGTTCTCATGCGTGAAATGGGCATCCCGCTTGATGGCGTCTGGAAAGCCGGTCGACCCTTTCGAGCGCGGATGAGGCATGAAGATCAGCGCGTTCTCGCGCTCGGTCATCTCCATCATGTCCGCGGCATTCCCGAGGTTGTACACCTGGCCGTAGACGGGATGCTCTTCGACCAACGGCTGGTCTGCGGCTCGCTTCGGGAGCCAGAACACCGGCTTGGACAACAGCAGGTCGTGATGTCCACGCAGGTCGACGCCGGTATTCTCGCGGTGCGGCATGATCAGGAAGTTCTTGTCGGAGTGTCGCCGGGCGGCATCGTAGTAGGCGGCCAGGCCCTTCAGGGACTCCTCGCCTCGCCCACCGGGGCCGTCGATGATCCCATAGATGTCGATGCCGGCGGCCTTGGCGGCCTCGATGTCGTTGAGCCGGTTGTCCAGACCGCCCAACTCTCGCAACCGCCGCACCATCCCAACGTGATAATGCGTGCCCATCACCTTGTAGCCGGGGAGCGGCTTGAAGCGGTCCCCGTGCGTGAAGGCCAGCGCCGACTCCGTCGCCGCTGGAGCTGCCTCAGGGCTGACGTAGAAGAACACGGGCATCTGCTGCCACGTGCCCGGGCGTGCGCTGTACAGCGCGAAGTTGTGGTAGAACTCCGGGTCCTCTTCCTTCTCCGCCTGTCTCATCCCAAAGGAGAAGCTCGAATCGCTGTCTTTCCGGTACCAGCTATAGCCCAGGTTCTGCTCCGATTCGCGTGCCCAGTAGAAGCTGTGCGGCGGTGGGAACGCGGCAATGGAACCGCCCTCGAGCTCCGCGGCGATTAGACGATTGCTGCTCCACACCGTCGCCGGCGCCTCGTTGACGGTGCCGCCAAACCGATAATCCTGCTCTCGATTGGTGAGATCGCGCCACACCACGCGCGACGTCGGTTGAATCGGAAGACCCTTGAGCCCGCCGTCGTACTTGAACGCGGCGGAAGGATGATCGGTCTTGGCGATTACCACTTGGCGAATCAGGTTCGACCCCTTGAACACGTCATACTGCAACCGGCCGGCAAAGATCCCGAGCTCGACGCCAGGAAAGCTGATCTCGAGCCGCGCGCCGTTGGTCTTGACCTCGCAGCCATCCGCTCGATAGGCGGCCGCGGCGCGGGTGACCTCGTCGGGCTGGCGTGGCAGCCCGGGCTGGCCGTGAAGGCCTTCGTACGGGGGAACCGACGTCGAGTGGCCCGGGGGCCGTTCTCCACTTCCCTCGACGTAGAGTGGTGCGTCCCAGAAAGCCTCCCACTTGACACCATCGATCATCTCTTTGGTGAGCCCGCCACCGCGCGCGGCCAGGTTGACCCACTCGGTCCCCCGCTTGTCTTGATCGTCCCAGGCGTCGAGGATCTCCGGTGTGACCTCGACACCGAGCGCATCGAGCGAGTCCGGTCGCAGCTGTTGCGCTGTCACGCGCCGCACACCGGAGACCACGCGAAACTCCGGCGTCACATCGCGCGCCAAAGTCCTCCACTGGCCCCCTTCGGGACGAATCGCCAATTCGCGTATCGTCGGTGTGCCGCGCTCGATCGCGAAGCGTAGCCTCAGCTCGGCACCATTGTCCCCGTCCCACGTGACCACGAGCGCGTCTGCGGTGGCGCTCGCCGTGAGGCCAGGCGCGGCCGTGTACTCCGTCAGGCCGCACATCGAGGGCTCCGCGGATGCGGTCGACGCGGCGACCGCGAGCGCGACCGTGACGAGTTGAGTGCGTATCGGCATGTTCTCTCCAGCCACTGAGTGTCACTTCAAGTGAGCTTTGGGCTCAGAAGCTATAGCTCCCACCGATCCGTACGATGCGTGGCGCTATCATACCGGACACGTTCGATCCGCTGACGAAGCCAAAAGTGGGGCCGGACGCCCATGTCAGATCGACGGCAGCGCTCGAATTGAACA
Coding sequences within it:
- a CDS encoding response regulator; translated protein: MVGGSSSRAKPAPGRRLASVFLLFGGEDRTRGMQKRILIVEDDRALARVMKDNLAFEGFQVEAVADGHAAVGSVRSFAPDLVLLDLMLPGCSGFDLCGVLREGGRVPIIIVTARGQRVDKLKGLNLGADDYVTKPFDVDELLARIRAVLRRTRTVVGRLALGDVHVDFKALRATNAGAEIHLTHREFEVLRYLAEREERVVYRDELLREIWGYLDPPTTTRSVDHAIARLRKKIEIDPAHPRFVRTVHGGGYCLTVTGEASGPSLMG